A window of Pseudomonadota bacterium contains these coding sequences:
- a CDS encoding elongation factor Tu, whose amino-acid sequence NVTIIVELVTPIALEKELRFAIREGGKTVGAGVVTEIIE is encoded by the coding sequence ATAATGTAACTATCATTGTTGAGCTTGTTACCCCCATTGCCCTTGAGAAAGAACTCCGTTTTGCTATAAGGGAAGGTGGAAAGACTGTTGGAGCCGGCGTTGTCACTGAGATTATAGAGTAG